Within Peromyscus leucopus breed LL Stock chromosome 7, UCI_PerLeu_2.1, whole genome shotgun sequence, the genomic segment GTGTTGGGATTGGGAGGAAGGAACAGTACTGGAGGGGACTTGGAGAAGCACTCCATCAAAGCGGATCCTCTCCCTGCCAGCTTGGCAGCTCCTTTCAAGCTGCCCCAGGACTACCCTGGCCATGTCCTGTGGCATTTCCCCAAGGTAACAGTTGTCCTCACAGAGTGGCCTCATGCCTCTTGTACTCTGAGCACTGTGAACTGTCCTCCCTGTGGCTCATAGCTTGCTGGTGGACCTACTCGGAGGCATATTCCAGGTGGCGCCTCTCAGTTGTTGAGGCCCTTACAAAGCAGCCATTCAGAAACTCTTGCAGAGAAGCCGATTCGGAAGTTTTTTTCCTggctcattcttttttatttccctttgtaAGCCAGGTTATAGACTGGGCCTGTGGATCAGTTCCCCAGCCTTAGGAGTGCACAGTGACCCAGGTGGGAAATGCATGTCCAGCGGGGGTGTGTCCACAGATCTGCTCAGACCTTTCTACCTGTCAGCTCTCTTACAGGGCCCGGGAGATTTTCAGTAAATTCCTGTGCAGCAAAGCCACCACTCCTGTAAACATTGACAGCCAGGCCCAGCTGGCAGATGACATTCTCAATGCACCCCACCCTGACATGTTCAAGGAACAGCAGCTCCAGGTGATTCTGCAGGCAGTTCATGGGGCTTCCAGCCAGGGCTGGGGTGCAGGACTCTGTCAGAGCAGCATGCTTTcagctggggaggagggctgctggtaatgcgggggggggggaggggggcatggtGAGGAATCCATCTGACCACTGGCCTCCAGTCTCAAAAGGATTCGGTAGAGCTGAGGAATAAGAAGCCTGTGCCATAGACTTGTACCCCACTGTGAACCAAAGTAAAGGACTATTATCTATCAAAAGCCATCACTGGGGCTGGTAacatgctcagcaggtaaaggcacttgtttgTACCAAGCctaacaacaaaaagagtttGGTCAttggaacccacatagtggaaggagagaaccaacttctactAACTGtactctgacctcctcacatggACCATAACGGGTGTGcatctcacacacaaacacacacacacacacacacacacacacacacacacacacacacactcacatacacactcatacacacactctctgtttctgtctctgtctctctctccctgtctttcaataaataaatacatattaaaaagttTCTAAGTGCATTGGACACACCTGACCTGCAGCACGTGACAGCTACAGCTTTTCCACACGGCCCATTATGAAAGGGCAGTGGTCTCATGATTGCGTGGCTGACCTGGAGCCAGAGTTCAGTGTCACTCGTAGCATCCAAGAGAGGACGGTACTGCATTGTACCAGCCAGGAGAAAGATCCAGAtcaaaacttcaagtactatttcTATGAACACACATTGCTGCCACACTAGTGAGCCTGTCTGCATGCTTGTGATCTGGGTTCAGTAGTGTTAGCAATTGTTGtttggtctcactatgtagttcaccaaggctgacctgaaGCTCACCATGCACATGGCACCATGCCTGTGTGTTCCTGTCTTAATTTTGGAAGAACATGTGATCTGACCCAGTGATGCCCGTCCAGAGCacactctccagccctgacagctCTTCTGTCACTAGGTTGCAGGAATTAGCTTAAAGCAAAGATCTTCCCCAGGCAGCACTCAACTCAAGACAACTGCCTTCCAAGTCGTCAGGAAACGGAGGCCTGAGTCTGCCCGTGCTTCGGGCTGCACATATCTCCTAGGACTCTGCTCCTACCAGAGTGGCAAAGGAGAGAGGTTGTTGAGAGAAAGAGCTGAAGGGTCCCTGGAAAGTTACCCTCAGAATGCCCTGGGAGGATTGGCTGAAGTGACACCCTTCCGAAATAGCATTCGTTCCTGGGAACAGATCTCCTGCACCACCTAGGGCCTGTAACTTGACTGCATGGCATTTGCTCCACAGATTTTCAACCTGATGAAGTTTGATAGCTATACTCGCTTTCTGAAATCCCAGCTATACCAAGAATGCGTCCTGGCCGAGGTGGAAGGCCGCACCCTGCCTGACTCCCAGCAGGTCCCCAGCAGCCCCGCCTCCAAGCACAGCATCAACTCCGACCACTCCAATGTGTCCACACCAAAAAAGGTGCTGGGCCAGCCCTTGTGGGGGTGAGAGTGAGGCTGCAGTGCCTCATCCCTTCaccagctgggggtggggccatGGAGGACACTGATACCCTCCAGCCCTTTCCTGGTCCCCTAATGCCTGGGAGCAGAGGGTCAGGACTGTGTCCTTAATCCGTTGAAGGATTAGATAATTCCTCAGAATCCTTACTCATAGAGCTCTGTGTCCAGCCCCTTTGGTGTTTCATGTAATGGTCAAGTAACTTCAGTGTCTTAACTGTTGTTTCTCTTTGCTGGCAGTTAAGTGGAAAATCGAAATCAGGACGATCCCTGAATGAGGATGTGGGGGATGAGGATAGCGAGAAAAAACGCAAAGGGGCCTTTTTCTCTTGGTCAAGGAACAGGAGCACGGGGCGGTCCCAGAAGAAGAAGGACCATGGTGAGCATGCCCATGGTATGTGGACGCAGACCATGCTGTTGTGAGCGGGAGCTCAGCTGCCATGGTGACGTGAGTGACCTTGGTGGGCAGGCAGAGGATAGCAAAGTTGTCTGGTGGAATAAGAAAATGTCACAGAGCCTGACTGTacagcagagctggggatgagcaAGCCTACTGAGCAGGCCTGCTCCAGAACCTTCTGGAGACTCCTTAATGCTGGGTGTTTGGCTGACTGGAGTCCTTTCTTACCTGCTATGAAAGTAACAGGTGCTTCAGTAGAGAACTTGGAAAACAGAATCAAGTAAAGAGAAACATAGGAAAACATGCTGTCCCTTGGGACCAGGCACACCTTGTTGCCTGTGCCAATGAATGTGTGCCAGCCATTGTGTTGATGGCTCGGTATTGGGAAACGGGAGTGTCCCATTCAGGCTTCCCATACCTAGCAGGCTTGCAGAGGATTTCAACAGAGCTCAGACACTCATTCGGTCTGGTACAGGGTCTGTAGATGCCTGAGAGACCACTTGTTTAGAGCAGGTCACTGGTCCCAGGAGCCTGAGTGTCAATCTGAATTGGCATAGGACAGTGTTTAGGCCCTTCATGGTGTGTAGGCCAGCCTAGATTATAGTTAGAACAGGTCAGAGAGTTGTACTGGTGGCTCTGAATGGAAGGAAATATGAGGAAGAAGGTGGGAAATTAGTCACCAGTAGAATGAGCAGCCAGCTGGTCACAGGGACAGTCTTCTTCAGACCCAAACTAGCACTTGGAGATAGAAATCATGGCTCAGTTGAAGACAGGTCCACACAGGGACCTGAGACTGGGCTGTACAGCATTGCTCCCTGTGATCTGGTGCCTGGCAATGCCTTGAGTCCTACAGGGCCCCTACAATGGTGACTTCCTTGGCCTCTGCTGTGAGGGAGCTGTTTGACTAAACCCAATGCCCCAAGGTGGCACCTGGAAGGACCTCTGATGTTttgctgtctctctgtccttattttatgtgtttcttcAGTCTGAGGGGTGAGGTAGGGGTTCTGTGCTAAGTTGAGGGCAAGTAAAGCTGTGGCTTCTGATTTACCctgttctttcccttctttcaagATGCCCTTCATGCCAACGGAGGCCTCTGCCGCCGGGAGTCCCAGGGCTCTGTGTCTTCTGCAGGGAGCCTGGACCTGGTGAGTGaccacctcctctccttccaaGGGTCACAGGCTAAACCTACCAGCTGGTAGATGAAGTCTGGCTCATAAAAACCCAGCATTTGTTTCATAAACACGGTACCAGGGTTGGACACTGGCCTGGGTCCCCTAGGCCTCAGGGTCCCTAGCCCAGGATTCCTAGGGCATCCTGAGAAGCTGTTTAGTAGGTGGGGATGGTTGCTGTGTAAGGACTAAAATTAGCCTTGAGTTTATTTCTTAAATTCCTTTGTTGTGATGTGGCTAATATTTCTTGAACTCCCACTGAGTGCACCAGCATGCTTTGAAGCATGGTTTTGTCTCCGGCTTGAGCTCAGACCTCCTGTTGACTCTAGCATTCCAGTGTTTGGGTCGGCCTGTGGGGTCCTAGGAGCTGGCCTCCTACCACTTAAGAGCTAGGCCTGGCTCTGCAGGTCTCTCCAGGGCACCCTGCTTGCCCTGCTCTTTGCTAATGTGCTGTGAGGGGAGCTGGGTAGGGTTCAGAACCTGCTACTCCCTCAACTCTTGTCTGATAAGAATCTCGGGAAACCCTGTTGGTCGTCAGCATCGTGACATTTGTAACTATCTGTCAAGATGGTGGATGGTTGGTGGTTGAAGgttatttcttcttctattaCTCCAGATACCCTGTCAAGGCCACTGTGAGTCAGTTACCTGTTACCACCAATACCAATACCCCCAGCTTAATGTTGGGAAACATGAAGTGCCTGTGCCTAAGTGTCAGCTGGGTGATGGTCCTGTGCttgggggggaggggctcatCTATGCCTCCAGTCCCCTGGCCTCAAGGCTCAGCAGATGACTATGTATGTGGCTGTGGGCCAGAGCAGTGGGGCCAGCCGGACCATGTTTTTGTCGCCATCCAGTGGCCAGCCCAGTTTCCTCCCCATGGTGGCCAGGAGGTTCGGCTGGGAACTGGCTCTGCCCATTCTGCCAGGTCCTTCCTGGGCAGGTTCCAAGGCCAGGGATGAAACAGCCACTTCATGGGAGGAGCCACACAGATTTAGGAGAAGGAGTCTGGGCCATTTCTGCAGCCGGTCCTCACCCTCCCAGGCAATTTTCTGAAATAACAGACTTTTCGGGCATTGGGAAGCTGTAGCGACAATGTGATAGCTATGAAAGCAGGTTTCACAGCAGGCCTGCAGGGGGTTAGGACAGCCTGCAGGCCTGCAGGGGGTTAGGACAGCCTGCAGACCTGTTGGCAGCTCATTATCACAACCTCAGTTCCCAAGGTGAGGTGGGTCCATGGACAGCAGGATGAAGGCAGTCTCCTCTGGCAGGACAGCAGCCATGCTTCGGCTGCAAGCCATGTAGTTCCCATAGTTGAGAGAGATCATTGCCCACCCTGGCCTTGGCCTCCAAACCCTACCACACCACCAGCTTTGGGCTCAGAGAGTGCCCTGTGGTGGATTCGGAGTTTCTATGTGTGTGGAACTGCATGGGGGACAGGCAGGTTATTAGGCACTTTAGACCAGGCAGGCCGACTCTTCCTCAGGAGTTACTCCCTTCCCTCCTGATACTGACACTTGTCCCCCACCCTCCAGTCAGAGGCCTGCAGGACCTCAGCACTAGAGAAAGATAAGGCTGCCAAACACTGCTGTGTCCACCTGCCAGATGGGACGTCCTGTGTGGTTGCTGTCAAGTCCGGGTTTTCCATCAAAGAGATCCTGTCTGGATTGTGTGAGCGGCACGGCATCAATGGGGCTGCTGTGGACCTCTTCCTGGTGGGCGGAGACAAGGTACTGTGCCAGGCAGGAGTGAACCGGCGGGCGGTGTCCTGGTCCTGCCTGCTCCCTTCCTTCTGGCCTGGTTAGTGCCCACTCCTGCCACCGCCGCCACTACCCCCTGTCTGTGGAGCCGTGCAGCCGGAAGTGGAGGCTCCAGGGGGTCGGTGGGTGCAGGGCAGCACAACCTGCTGTCTGGAGGGTGTCAGGCTAATTTTGAAACTGCTCTTTTGTTCTTGCAGCTGTGTGCTGTTGCATGTCAAGCCCACATGCTCCCACGTTAACTCTGGTGTCTTTGTTCCTCAGCCTCTGGTGCTGCATCAGGACAGCAGCATCCTGGCCACCAGGGACCTGCGCTTGGAAAAGCGCACTTTGTTTCGGTAAGAGAAGAGCATACAGGTTTCTGGAGACTTCCCAGAACCTCCACACTTTGAGCCTCAGGACTTCTGTTCCATGCTAATCTCTGTTTTTTACCCATGAGTGTGTACTTGTCCCACAACAGGCCATAAAAGAATGCCAGTGCCCCACCAGACCCTTGGCAAGGGGGCAGGCACCACACACAGCTGCTTGGCCCTAAAATCACAgtggggaaagagggagagtgGGTGCCTGGTGGCAGCCTGACTGCCCAGTCCTCCATCGTGAGGGGTGAGGACCACATCCCTCAGCCCTGTGTTAAATCTCGGAAGGGCCTCATGGACTTGCTTCCACATGCAGGGAGTGCTCCTTACAAGGTGGGACTGAGTTCCCGGGGTCCCCAAGTTGTGGAATCCTGTTCTGTTGAGGGGACCCTTGAGATGTGCTGAAGCCAGAACCGGACGGTTCGTGAGAATGTTTCTTGCCTCCTTCCAGGCTGGATCTCGTTCCGATTAACCGGTCAGTGGGACTCAAGGCCAAGCCCACCAAGCCTGTCACAGAAGTGTTGCGGCCGGTGGTGGCCAAGTATGGCCTGGACCTGGGTAGCCTCCTGGTGAGGCTGGTGAGTGTCATTTGGAGTCGGAGCACTGCCACCAGGGCCGTGCCCCACCTCGTCCTATATTACCTGCCGTGTGTCTCATTTCATGTCACTGTCCTCCCTACATTAAAGGACAGTCCCTGTACTGTCCATCCCCTCTGTTGTCATTTGTTTACGCATTGTTTATTATGGAAAGGGCTGATAGTTGCTTCAGGTGAATCGGACTGAAGCAATAAACGCCTTGAAACATCGCCACCATTTTCAGGTGTGACAAGCCCCTGATGGTACAGCCAGTTTCCCCCTTGGTGTGCAGTTTGCCAGGGCACAggcccctgtccctgtcccctgcGCTGACTGGCAGTttcctgtgcatgtgcacaccgGGCTGCTCCCTCCCCGTTGTGATAGGGGGTTCGTTATGGGGTGAGTTGAGGAAGAAGACAGCAAGCCCTTCCTGGCCCTTCCCTGCCTCCATGGGTGTTTATGGACCAGCAGCTAGGCTGGCTCTGGCCTTGAGGCAGTGCCGACTCACAGCGGCTGGGGTATAGCATCCGCCAAGCCTTCCCCATCAACTTTATCTAAGCTCTGATTTCCAgggctttttgttctgttttgatatttttgtgacagggtttcgtgtagcccaggctagccttgaactccttatcctctGCCTatatctcccaagtactgggattacaggcatgcgtcaCTGTACGGGGCTGAGATTTCAAGCattcttcaatttttaattttccctGAAATTGTCCTCAGAATTGTCTAAGAGCCTTGAAGTAAACAAGAGGAACCTACTTAATTATTCACAGGCTCAAGCTTCAGGTAACTTGATACCATTTCCCTGCTGTGGGCTCACTCCAGCTTGGagctcagaaatctgcctgcagAGACCAGCCTGGCATCCAGggtgcctcccctcccccatttctaaAGCGGTGGTAGTCTCACAGGCAGAGCAACACTGACTAACCGAGGGGAGGAGCCTCCTGAGCCCAGTCAAGAGCACCTAGGGCTGCTAAGACTGCTTCCTGTACCTTACCTTCCGGGTCCCCTCAGAGCAGTTTGGGGATCAGTGCCGGGCTTTAGGTTGGCCATGATGGAGATGATGAGCAGTGCTGAGTCAGAATCAGACGAAGTTACTGAGTGTTGACACATGCTGTCAACCTTTTTTCTAGGGCTGAGGAGTCCCCAGTTTGCCCCTGGGTTATTCTGGGTTGTCCCTTTGAGTGACCCTTGAAAGACCTGCTCTACGAGCTTCTCAGGGTTCCATATTCCCACAGGTCAGCCAGGCTGGGTGAcctgaccccagggccagctggaTTGAGGCTCCATTAAGCCTGGGTCAGTCTTACTGTCAGTGGCTGGGTTACAAGCAACTATTCCAGAAAGTTCCAATCTGGGTAAATGGTTCACTGCATcgtctctgcctctagagtgggGAGAAGGAGCCCCTGGACCTTGGTGCCCCTATATCAAGTCTGGATGGACAGCGGGTCATCCTGGAGGAGAGGGATCCTTGCCGAGGGAAAGGTAAGATTGCACCCTCAGCTGCCAGCTCCCCACCCTGCCGCTCAGTGGTCCAGTAGTTGTCTCATTACCACACCGTGGACAGACTGATCTGTCCATGTGACccctcacatggcagttcacctCTCATGTCCTCACCTAGCCTCCTACAGGGGAAGGGACAGCGGGACTGGGGAAGGTGGACCTGACTCCTTGAGCATGTCTTCTCAGCTGTAGAAAGAGTGACAGGCAGGGGCTGCTTGTGTGGCAGAAAGTGCTAGAAGGTGCTCTTTCCTTTAGAGGCTTCTGTTGCTACAAAGCAGGGACCCAAGGCCTAAACAGCCCTGTTCTAGGTCCCTATCTTTAATGCAGTGTCCTGTTCTGAGATCAGATGAAACAGGCAGTGAGGGCAGTGGTGGGCACGAGTCCTGTCCAGTGGGCACTGGCACTGTACTCAGCATTGGCCTGCTGCGTTCATTGTTCCTCATATGTGGGGTCGAGTGGACCACACAACTCTTTCCCACCCAGTACCTCAACAGCCACAGTCCTGACCTGGTCAGTCAGTCCTCATGTGGGCCCCAATACTTCCGAAGCCTCAGGGGCCTATACTATTTAGGGCTCTAGCACAGGAAACCCATGGGAGAGGCACTTCGTCTTATAGCCCATAGGACTGTCCGGGAGGGGAGAGAACTTTCTAGAAGCTGCCAAGGAGGGGTGATCTAGATGGAGGTCCCTTGTGTGGAGCTACTCCAGGTAACTTTAGGCTTTCCCCAGGGCTTGTGCCCAAATGACTCCTGAGGGCTTTGTGTAAGCGGATCCTCCAGGGCCTGAGAAGGAGCATAGGTCTCTATCATATGGCAGCTTAGAAGATACGGGTTCTGTGGCTTGGGCTACAGCACTCTAGTCCctatctgtttctgcctccttacaaaatttccccttccttggtcATCCTCTACTCTAGAAAATGCTGGATCCTGGCCCTGGTGATGGGTGAACTCTGGGCAGCTTTCATGGGGCAGGCAACTTGGTCTTCCTGGTGGGTTCTTAGCAGCCTCCTCCAAGGCTGGCAAGTCGGGTCTGTGTGCAAGTGAGTTCTCAGGGGAGCTGCAGGCTTACAGGGGCTGTGGGCTAGGATTCTGGTTAGCCAGACAGCAGTCCTCAGACTCAGTGCAACCAAAGCCAGATACACCCTGACAGGGGAAAAGGCAGGGCTTAGTGTCAGATTCTAAAGGATCATGTGTAATACATGGTATATGGCATGAGTTTTTCCATCTCAGTGTCCCAGGAAATGTATAGACAGACCTTCCTTCATGCCCTGCTGCCTTCTCCCAGCTTTCTCAGGTGGGCAGAGGGAAGCTTAGgctggcctgtgtgtgcatgttagatAAGGGATGGAGAGGGCCTTTGCTCTCACAGAACACGGCAAATTGTGTTTATTGTTCAGAGGGCACTGTGAGCTCTGGTCATAAGCTTGTCTCATGTGTTTAGTGTccacagacaaacagaaaggtGCTCCTGTCAAACAAAGCTCAGCTGTGAACGCCAGCCCCAGAAACCACTCGGCTATGGTAATTCCCCTTATGCTTGCCCACActgtccctgcccctctcccGTGACCTCCACCTCTTGGGGCTATGGGTGCCTGATGTCGCCCCTTTGGCTGACCGAGGCTCTGCTCAGGTTGTGCACCTCCTCCTGTGGGTGTTTCTCCTCATGTCCCTTTGGGGTTCAGTCTCCACCTTGCTAGGAGCTGCCagcctttggttttcttttgtcctgGGCGGGTAGGCGGGCCATCAATGCTGTTGTATTATCCATTATTGGGGTTCATTTGCCAAGGTGTCTAGACTCGCCGTCGACACCAGGGCCCTCAGGGCCTTTCCTGTACTGTTGAGTGctatgttactgtgtgtgtgtgctgacatgCAGTAGAACTTGACTTTCCTTCtgatgcagggagaggagagaacacTAGGCAAGTCTAACTCTATTAAAAtaagaggagaaaatggaaagagtgCTAGGGATCCCCGGCTTTCaaagagagaagaatctattgcaaagattgggaaaaaaaaatatcagaaaattaaTTTGGACGAAGCAGAGGGTAtgtgtactttttaaaacttgCGTGTTTTCCAGTAAATGCACAGTATGGTCCTTAAACCTGCTCTGCCCTGTCTGTGGCCTGGTCCTCGTTGCAGAGGCTACTGGTGTAACTTCACTAAAGCCCCTGTTGTGAGGGAAAGCCAGAGGCCCTGCCAGAGAccagcagctcccctcccccaccacccaaaCCCTGACATGAGCTGGGGCCCAGCTTGGGTGGGGGCAGGAGCCAGGTGTGAGGGAGGAGGGCAAAGTCCTAGGCCTGAGGGCTATGGGTTTGCTGAGTTAGGTTGAccatggaggctggagaaaggCTTGTTCTGCCCTGACCCAGGATTTCTGTAGGGTGCCCCTGGGACTTGGGGGCCATTGGGTGGGATGTGTCCCTTACTCTGGAACCTTTTCAGAACAGAACCATTAAATGTCTCCCTTGGGCATTCTGACCACTAAGCAAATGTAAAACACATACTCTTTGAGTGTGTGCATTTCTGAGAACCACCAACAGTGAAGATGTTGTACTCCTTATGGATTCGGATTCCATTAGGATTCCAGAGACATTTTAGACCGCTGTGGTGTGAATGGTGAACTTGAGTCACACTAAACATGGCCTCATGGCAAGAAATGCtctggagctgggcggtggtggcggcggcgcacgcctttaattccagcactcgggaggcagagccaggcagatctttgtgagttcgaggccagcctggtctacaaagtgagatccaggacaggcaaaaagctacacagagaaatcctttttttaaaaaaaaatcaaaaaaaaaaagaaagaaagaaagaaagaaaaagaagaaaggaaggaaggaagtgaggaaggaaggaaggaagaaaggaaggaagaaaatgctcTGGAAGTCAGTGAGGAAGCCAGGCAGGTGCCCAGCCCAGAGTGCCCATTCTGGCCCAAGGGCTGGGAGCTTCAGATGGGCCAGCCCCAGAGCACCACTACCGTGCAGAAGCAATgaatttgggaggcaggtggatctcagggcTCTCCGTTCTACCCGGCTAAGGctttctctcagccttccacagGCTAGCCATCCATTCCTGACTTGGTCTGCAGTGCAGCTGGGCCCTGGCTCTGTCATGCCCTACTTCGGCCATTGCTTATACCTCAAATTCATCTGTGCCCAGGTCTAAAGGGCCCCACATATGAGTACTAGCCACATGCCAGAGTTCCAGCAGTGTCCTAGTGAGTGCTCGCCAGCTTGTCACCTGCTGAGTAGAGGGGGTGTTTTCAGGCCCACGCCTGACAGTGTAATTTTCCGGGGGGCTGGAGGCCAGACATCGGCCTCGACTCTGTGAGAAAAGTAGTGTAGCTGACCTCATACCCCTCTTTGCTGCCAGCGGCAGCGCAAGGGAGCAGAAGGCCCTGGTAAGAGTGAGTGGTCAGCTGAGGCGTGCATGTGTCTGTGAGTCTCTCAAGTATGGTCACTGTGGGTTTTCTTCCCATAGAGTTTTTTGAGCTCATTTCCAAAGC encodes:
- the Rgs12 gene encoding regulator of G-protein signaling 12 isoform X4: MNLEKGLSDDSDVFTDQQSATVSDGELTGADLKDCISNNSLSSNASLPSVQSCRRLRERRVASWAVSFERLLQDPIGVRYFSDFLRKEFSEENILFWQACECFSHVPAHDKKELSYRAREIFSKFLCSKATTPVNIDSQAQLADDILNAPHPDMFKEQQLQIFNLMKFDSYTRFLKSQLYQECVLAEVEGRTLPDSQQVPSSPASKHSINSDHSNVSTPKKLSGKSKSGRSLNEDVGDEDSEKKRKGAFFSWSRNRSTGRSQKKKDHGEHAHDALHANGGLCRRESQGSVSSAGSLDLSEACRTSALEKDKAAKHCCVHLPDGTSCVVAVKSGFSIKEILSGLCERHGINGAAVDLFLVGGDKPLVLHQDSSILATRDLRLEKRTLFRLDLVPINRSVGLKAKPTKPVTEVLRPVVAKYGLDLGSLLVRLSGEKEPLDLGAPISSLDGQRVILEERDPCRGKVSTDKQKGAPVKQSSAVNASPRNHSAMGEERTLGKSNSIKIRGENGKSARDPRLSKREESIAKIGKKKYQKINLDEAEEFFELISKAQSNRADDQRGLLRKEDLVLPEFLRLPSGSSELALSSPAPVKGFSKRAVSGHGQEGAAQTEESYSDNSPATSPASAQSPGSAHSPGSAHSPGSAHSPGSAHSPGSAHSPPGPPGTAQSGEKPTKPSCAPTVQEGPTQACRRLSPEVEAGGIQTVEDEQVADLTLMGEGDISSPNSTLLPPPPIPQDTPGPTRPGGRARGSGSLPVNRIIDVDLVAGVSPGWGGSVLGVRLGPRRVKADGPFLSNNPGLSPIPGEPTRPKASTHHATFV